The nucleotide sequence CTGGAGGCGCTGGACCGGGCGCCGACCATCGAGGACTGGGTGCCCCTGCTCGACCCGGCCGACGTCGACGTCTCCGCCGCGCACGAGGCCGCGGCCCTGCGCGACGGCACGCCGTACCGGCACGTGTTCCGGATCCGCACCCCCGCGGGCGAGCTCCGCTACCTCGAGTCCTGGTCGGGTCCGCTGCGCGACGCCGACGGCGGGATCGTCGGCCTGCGCGGGGCGACCCTCGACGTCTCCGAGCGCGAGGTGGCCCAGCGGGCCCTGGCCGCCAGCGAGGCGCACTTCCGGGTGACGTTCGACCACGCCCCCCACGGCATGGCCATGGTGTGGCTGCAGGGCGAGCGCGCCGGCCGGCTGCTGCGCGCCAACGACGCCTTCGCCCGGCTGCTCGGACGGTCCTGCGCCTCGGACCTGGACGGGCTGGGCCTGGCCGACTGGACGCCGCACGGCGAGCGGCGCCGCTCCCGGGCCCGGCTGCGCGACATGGCGGCGGGGCGCTCGCCCGGCACCTCCTACCCGCGCCGGTACCTGCGCGCCGACGGCAGCACGGTCCACGCCTGGGTGACCACGGCCGTGGTCGACGACGAGCAGGGCCGGCCGCAGTTCGCCGTCGCCCACTGCATCGACGACACCGAGCGCCGCGCGCACGTGGACCAGATGGAGCAGATGGCGCACACCGACGCCCTCACCGGCCTGGCCAACCGCGCCGTCGTCGACCGCGAGCTCGGCCCCAGCCCCCGGGCGGGCGCCGTCACGGGGCTGCTGCTCATGGACCTCGACCGGTTCAAGCTCGTCAACGACAGCCAGGGCCACGGCGCCGGGGACGCGCTGCTCGTCCAGGTCGCGGGGCGGCTGCGGGCCACCGTGCCCTCGGGCTGCACCCTCGCCCGGCTGGGCGGCGACGAGTTCGTGGTCGTGCTCCACCAGGGCGTGCCCGTGCGCCACGCGGCGCTCGGCGCCCGCCTGGTCGAGGCCGTGAGGGCGCCGTTCACGCTGCCCGGGGGCGAGCGCGCCAGCCTCACCACGAGCGTGGGCATCGCGCTGGTCGGGCCCGACAGCCCGGCCCGCGACCTGCTCGGGCACGCCGACCTGGCGCTGTACGAGGCCAAGGGCGTCGGCCGCGACCGGGTCGTCACCTACGACGAGCGGCTGCAGCGCCGGACCGAGCGCCGGGTGCGCGCGGAGACGCTGCTGCGCGCCGCGCTCGCCGCCGCCGACGACGGGCTCCCCTGCCCGCTGCGGGTGGTGCTGCAGCCGGTCGTCGCCCTGCGGGACGAGACCGTGGTGTCCGCCGAGGCGCTCGTCCGCCTCGCCGACCCCGACGGCGTCGACCTGCACACCGGCGACCTCGTCGAGGTGGCCGAGGAGACCGGCCTCGTGGTGCGGCTGGACCGCTGGGTGATGTCCCGGGTCGTCGCCCTGCTCGCCGAGGACGAGGCCCGCCGCCGCCGGGGCGCGCCCGCCCTGCTGCCCGCCCGCGTGGCGGTCAACGTCTCCGGCCGGAGCATCGAGGAGCCGGGGTTCGCGGCCCGGGTCGCGCTGCTGCTGCGCACCTCCGGGGTGGCGCCCGCCCGGCTGGCCGTCGAGCTCACCGAGACCTCGCTGCTCCACGACTCCACGGTGGTCGAGGAGGCGATCGCGGAGCTCGTCGACGGCGGTGTCGCGGTCGGCATCGACGACTTCGGCACCGGCTACTCGGCGCTGGCCTACCTGCCGCGGTTCCCGCTGAGCTTCCTCAAGATCGACATGTCGTTCGTCCGGCGGCTCGGTACCGAGCGGCGCGCCGACGCCGTGGTCGCCGCGGTCGTCGAGCTCGCCCACGCGCACGAC is from Aquipuribacter hungaricus and encodes:
- a CDS encoding putative bifunctional diguanylate cyclase/phosphodiesterase, coding for MLPQTPGVLPGPPLAPRVPAPRQDADDRALADRRLQEAYALTGLAWWEWVTGTGELRWSEGMQRLAGLEALDRAPTIEDWVPLLDPADVDVSAAHEAAALRDGTPYRHVFRIRTPAGELRYLESWSGPLRDADGGIVGLRGATLDVSEREVAQRALAASEAHFRVTFDHAPHGMAMVWLQGERAGRLLRANDAFARLLGRSCASDLDGLGLADWTPHGERRRSRARLRDMAAGRSPGTSYPRRYLRADGSTVHAWVTTAVVDDEQGRPQFAVAHCIDDTERRAHVDQMEQMAHTDALTGLANRAVVDRELGPSPRAGAVTGLLLMDLDRFKLVNDSQGHGAGDALLVQVAGRLRATVPSGCTLARLGGDEFVVVLHQGVPVRHAALGARLVEAVRAPFTLPGGERASLTTSVGIALVGPDSPARDLLGHADLALYEAKGVGRDRVVTYDERLQRRTERRVRAETLLRAALAAADDGLPCPLRVVLQPVVALRDETVVSAEALVRLADPDGVDLHTGDLVEVAEETGLVVRLDRWVMSRVVALLAEDEARRRRGAPALLPARVAVNVSGRSIEEPGFAARVALLLRTSGVAPARLAVELTETSLLHDSTVVEEAIAELVDGGVAVGIDDFGTGYSALAYLPRFPLSFLKIDMSFVRRLGTERRADAVVAAVVELAHAHDLAVVAEGVETVAQAGALRRMGCEHGQGWLFGRPAPAPTG